One genomic window of Anoplolepis gracilipes chromosome 5, ASM4749672v1, whole genome shotgun sequence includes the following:
- the LOC140666254 gene encoding RPA-interacting protein: protein MAFSRTTSKLKSRDYVNKIRHGSPKLQEVLREKCRQRMQERRDQLFNRRRFGLQLDSIHTQDTLTEIIRQEFKNLGTSNDGGKSFRFKEIDEPLNQEEAIELENEIVHEEEEWILQEYEKFSKDEIEAYVMYIDNEEREVFCPICQKAILKEECNNVSCTTCELKLIGRTIQEVKHLINETVKVHAVNCVKVPKFMTIPNNCNYDLYLVCHDCSALGLIC from the exons ATGGCGTTCAGTCGTACgacatcaaaattaaaaagcagagattatgtaaataaaattagacacGGTTCACCCAAGTTACAGGAGGTTTTGCGAGAG AAATGCCGTCAGAGAATGCAAGAAAGGCGAGATCAATTATTCAACAGACGTAGATTTGGTTTGCAACTCGATTCTATACATACGCAGGATACATTGACAGAAATAATACGTCAAGAATTTAAGAACCTGGGAACATCAAATGATGGTGGCAAAAGTTTTAGATTCAAAGAGATTGATGAACCTTTAAATCAGGAAGAGGCAATTGAATTGGAAAATGAAATTGTTCATGAAGAAG aaGAATGGATACTTCAagaatatgagaaattttcaaaagacgAGATCGAAGCTTATGTAATGTACATTGATAATGAGGAGAGAGAAGTGTTCTGTCCTATATGTCAGAAAGctatattaaaagaagaatgtaataatgtaagtTGTACAACttgtgaattaaaattaattggtcGTACCATTCAAGAAGTGAAACATTTGATTAATGAAACCGTAAAAGTTCATGCAGTCAACTGTGTCAAAGTGCCAAAGTTCATGACAATACCTAACAATtgtaattatgatttatatctGGTATGTCATGATTGTTCTGCTTTAggattaatttgttaa
- the Nd-acp gene encoding KIF-binding protein: MDSSFEITDYPRSWVKEKYREVQVLMKEHEAKCDPNQLYEKKCKAVEILLEILDVLTKETFCTVMIAITHLNIGILQTDMQDMEIAKEYFMRCINLLEEYKLTPEGILPAISANNQMGIVYAQQGSYQEAKDYLEQAESIYIKFTEDVRLDPVHMVTIMGIEEIEGDLSAKNVLEKLHTLTLYYLAQVCRELDDKCNFALYCHRTLSKQLSQSKIMQDLDHVEWALNAATISQYFIENDRFPQARHHLAAASCVLQKYSEILKAKDTKEMSENTSAEYENYFHRSADIARCWAKYGIALLSTSKERLMKKAEEEDESNDSKLVEVSNEVCKYPHANESTENPKFVDLEPELEVITNEITDKYLLDFDDARPVFLNVRKWLNKAKQYYSFENHASDYAHIAQDMSQAYKYLAFYEENEDRQAKMHKRRIDTLEEVSQGLSPRFYRVICREIWLELAETYSEILDIKIDRLQALNEKPTNQMVAKIERLAKSSIKHYQFYVNSLEMRESNDGVTSFSNGELYQALYSYFHIGRLFNKIITSVLEQKIENIEKSLEAYSFVANYYDKHPDIQEEFKKYEFIKLSKEFVTLLPLTLDRLRQQVKCNRGFCQDVKAKPKSIKDIEKRVLKAVAAYSEDVAEKLSLESHFIDDLGLDSLDHVEIIMAMEDEFGFEIPDMDAQRLLRPKDIVRYVADKEDVYE; the protein is encoded by the exons ATGGATAGCAGTTTTGAAATAACCGATTATCCACGATCATGGGTAAAAGAAAAGTATCGAGAGGTTCAGGTATTGATGAAAGAACATGAAGCAAAATGTGATCCAAATCAACTTTacgaaaagaaatgtaaagcTGTGGAAATTTTATTGGAGATATTGGATGTGCTTACCAAAGAAACTTTTTGCACCGTAATGATTGCGataactcatttaaatataGGCATCTTACAAACTGACATGCAAGATATGGAAATTGCCAAAGAATATTTCATGAGATGTATTAATCTGTTGGAAGAATACAAGCTGACACCTGAAGGCATTTTACCAGCTATAAGTGCCAACAATCAAATGGGTATAGTTTATGCACAACAGGGCTCGTATCAGGAagctaaagattatttagagcAAGCAGAAAGTATATACATTAAGTTTACAGAAGATGTTCGACTTGATCCTGTTCATATGGTGACCATCATGGGTATTGAGGAGATAGAGGGTGATTTATCTGCTAAGAATGTTCTCGAGAAGCTTCACACATTAACATTGTATTATTTAGCACAAGTGTGTCGTGAGTTAGATGACAAGTGTAATTTTGCATTGTATTGTCACAGAACACTGAGCAAACAATTAAGTCAAAGCAAAATAATGCAAGATTTGGATCATGTCGAGTGGGCCTTAAATGCTGCAACaatatctcaatattttatagaaaatgacAGATTTCCACAAGCAAGACATCATTTAGCTGCAGCATCCTGTGTATTACAGAAATACTCAGAGATCTTAAAAGCAAAGGACACAAAGGAAATGAGCGAGAACACGAGTGCTGAATACGAAAATTACTTTCATAGATCAGCAGACATTGCTAGATGTTGGGCAAAGTATGGTATTGCTCTTCTAAGTACGTCTAAGGAAAGATTAATGAAGAAGGCTGAAGAGGAGGACGAGTCAAACGATTCAAAACTTGTAGAAGTTTCCAATGAGGTTTGCAAATACCCTCATGCGAACGAAAGTACAGAGAACCCAAAATTCGTAGATTTAGAACCAGAATTGGAAGTAATTACCAATGAAATCACAGATAAATATCTATTGGATTTTGATGATGCCAGACCAGTGTTTTTAAATGTTCGGAAATGGCTAAATAAGGCAAAGCAGTATTATAGTTTCGAGAATCATGCGTCGGATTATGCACATATCGCGCAAGACATGTCTCAAGCATACAAGTATCTGGCATTCTATGAAGAAAATGAAGACAGGCAAGCAAAGATGCACAAAAGGCGGATAGACACGCTGGAGGAAGTCAGTCAGGGATTAAGTCCACGATTTTACCGAGTTATTTGTCGAGAAATCTGGCTCGAATTGGCGGAAACGTATTCGGAAATATTGGATATAAAGATTGATCGTTTGCAAGCGCTCAATGAAAAGCCGACGAATCAAATGGTAGCGAAGATCGAACGCTTGGCGAAAAGTAGCATAAAGCATTACCAGTTTTATGTAAATTCTTTGGAGATGAGAGAATCCAATGACGGCGTTACATCTTTCTCGAACGGCGAACTATATCAAGCATTGTACTCTTACTTCCACATTGGAAGACTGTTTAATAAGATCATAACTTCCGTCCTAGAACAAAAGATAGAAAACATAGAGAAGAGTCTCGAGGCTTATTCGTTTGTTGCTAATTATTATGACAAGCATCCAGATATtcaagaagaatttaaaaaatatgaatttataaaattatccaaAGAATTTGTCACTCTACTGCCGCTTACGTTAGATAGATTGAGACAACag GTGAAGTGCAATCGTGGATTTTGTCAAGATGTTAAAGCAAAACCAAAATCGATTAAGGATATTGAAAAACGTGTATTGAAAGCTGTGGCTGCTTATAGTGAAGACGTCGCAGAAAAg CTGAGCTTGGAGTCGCATTTTATAGATGACCTAGGGTTAGACTCTCTGGACCATGTGGAAATTATAATGGCGATGGAAGATGAATTTGGTTTCGAAATTCCAGACATGGATGCGCAGAGATTATTAAGACCCAAGGATATAGTGCGCTATGTTGCAGACAAAGAAGACGTGTACGAATAA